From a region of the Impatiens glandulifera chromosome 4, dImpGla2.1, whole genome shotgun sequence genome:
- the LOC124933796 gene encoding homeobox protein SBH1-like has product MNNGGYLQLPLPFSLPYNDEGGAVKAKIMSHPHYQRLLSAFTNCQKIGAPPEVVARLEEAAAAMGGCVTSSSCIGEDPGLDQFMEAYCEMLIKYEQQLLKPFKEAMMFLSRMESQFKAITVLASSDVSACVEGFDKNGSSDEDEEVEATNINNNMIINPQAEDIDLKGQLLRKYSGYLGSLKQEFMKKRKKGKLPKEARQQLLDWWSRHYKWPYPSESQKVALAESTGLDQKQINNWFINQRKRHWKPSEDMQFAVTQPHYFFDNNNVFGNPLIPMDLSSNSIL; this is encoded by the exons ATGTCTCATCCTCATTACCAACGTCTCTTATCTGCCTTCACCAATTGCCAAAAG ATTGGAGCGCCGCCGGAAGTGGTGGCAAGGCTGGaggaggcggcggcggcgatgGGTGGTTGTGTGACTTCATCAAGCTGTATTGGTGAAGATCCGGGTTTGGATCAGTTCATGGAAGCTTATTGTGAGATGTTGATTAAGTATgaacaacaactattgaaacCCTTTAAGGAAGCTATGATGTTTCTTTCAAGAATGGAGTCTCAATTTAAAGCTATTACTGTTCTTGCCTCTTCAGACGTTTCTG CGTGCGTGGAAGGTTTTGACAAGAATGGTTCAtcggatgaagatgaagaagtcGAGGCCACAAATATCAACAACAACATGATAATTAATCCTCAAGCTGAGGACATAGATCTCAAAGGTCAGCTTCTACGCAAATACAGTGGTTATCTCGGCAGCCTGAAACAAGAATTcatgaaaaagagaaagaaaggaAAGTTACCAAAAGAAGCAAGACAACAATTGCTCGATTGGTGGAGTCGACATTACAAATGGCCATACCCTTCA GAATCGCAGAAGGTTGCGTTGGCCGAATCGACGGGTTTGGATCAGAAGCAAATAAATAATTGGTTCATAAATCAGAGGAAGAGACATTGGAAACCATCGGAGGATATGCAGTTTGCGGTTACGCAGCCTCATTATTTCTTcgataataataatgtttttggtaATCCATTAATTCCAATGGATCTTTCTTCGAACTCTATCCTTTAG